Proteins co-encoded in one Arachis hypogaea cultivar Tifrunner chromosome 13, arahy.Tifrunner.gnm2.J5K5, whole genome shotgun sequence genomic window:
- the LOC112792304 gene encoding uncharacterized protein isoform X3, translated as MASSKIVTTNTDLPRDSSSSSSSSSSSSSSSSSAAAAAASSNYYSLLHNQNLHYYSNSSVVMDDLLNSIYTTTTTTTSHPSNPSSSPPPPPKTVDDVWKDMILTHSHRDSTHHNHHPFEEMTLEAFLSKNAAVTDDDVTAVAPLHNHHPVPHQFPQVPAVEGSSSSAAEPFANGIDAAVASGVPAPSSSSGGGGGGGGGGAAAVAKGKRRAVEEPVDKATLQKQRRMIKNRESAARSRERKQAEKKKKRLKELLEFVIPVVEKRKPKKLLRTNSVQSL; from the exons ATGGCGTCGTCGAAGATTGTCACGACGAATACGGATCTGCCACgcgactcttcttcttcatcatcgtcttcttcttcttcttcctcttcttcttcttctgctgctgctgctgctgcttcttctaaTTATTACTCCCTTCTTCACAATCAAAATCTGCATTATTATTCAAACTCGTCCGTGGTAATGGACGATCTTCTAAACTCCATCTACACCACCACAACAACCACCACCTCTCACCCCTCAAATCCTTCTTCATCCCCTCCTCCTCCGCCCAAAACCGTCGATGATGTCTGGAAAGACATGATCCTAACCCACTCTCACAGAGACTCAACTCACCATAATCACCACCCGTTCGAGGAAATGACCCTTGAGGCTTTCCTCTCAAAAAACGCTGCCGTCACTGATGACGACGTCACCGCCGTTGCtcctcttcataatcatcatcctGTTCCTCATCAGTTCCCGCAGGTGCCCGCCGTTGAAGGCTCATCCTCCTCCGCGGCTGAGCCTTTTGCCAATGGGATTGATGCTGCGGTGGCAAGTGGAGTCCCAGCACCCTCGTCATCATCAGGAGGAGGCGGCGGTGGTGGAGGAGGAGGGGCAGCTGCGGTGGCAAAGGGAAAGAGAAGGGCGGTGGAGGAACCAGTGGACAAGGCCACTCTTCAAAAGCAGAGACGCATGATCAAGAATCGTGAGTCTGCGGCTAGGTCCAGGGAACGCAAGCAG gctgaaaagaaaaagaagagattgAAGGAG CTTCTTGAGTTCGTCATCCCAGTTGTGGAGAAGCGTAAACCAAAAAAGCTTCTAAGAACGAATTCAGTTCAGTCATTGTGA
- the LOC112792304 gene encoding G-box-binding factor 4-like isoform X2, with amino-acid sequence MASSKIVTTNTDLPRDSSSSSSSSSSSSSSSSSAAAAAASSNYYSLLHNQNLHYYSNSSVVMDDLLNSIYTTTTTTTSHPSNPSSSPPPPPKTVDDVWKDMILTHSHRDSTHHNHHPFEEMTLEAFLSKNAAVTDDDVTAVAPLHNHHPVPHQFPQVPAVEGSSSSAAEPFANGIDAAVASGVPAPSSSSGGGGGGGGGGAAAVAKGKRRAVEEPVDKATLQKQRRMIKNRESAARSRERKQAYTTDLESNVQQLEIENARLLSEEAEKKKKRLKELLEFVIPVVEKRKPKKLLRTNSVQSL; translated from the exons ATGGCGTCGTCGAAGATTGTCACGACGAATACGGATCTGCCACgcgactcttcttcttcatcatcgtcttcttcttcttcttcctcttcttcttcttctgctgctgctgctgctgcttcttctaaTTATTACTCCCTTCTTCACAATCAAAATCTGCATTATTATTCAAACTCGTCCGTGGTAATGGACGATCTTCTAAACTCCATCTACACCACCACAACAACCACCACCTCTCACCCCTCAAATCCTTCTTCATCCCCTCCTCCTCCGCCCAAAACCGTCGATGATGTCTGGAAAGACATGATCCTAACCCACTCTCACAGAGACTCAACTCACCATAATCACCACCCGTTCGAGGAAATGACCCTTGAGGCTTTCCTCTCAAAAAACGCTGCCGTCACTGATGACGACGTCACCGCCGTTGCtcctcttcataatcatcatcctGTTCCTCATCAGTTCCCGCAGGTGCCCGCCGTTGAAGGCTCATCCTCCTCCGCGGCTGAGCCTTTTGCCAATGGGATTGATGCTGCGGTGGCAAGTGGAGTCCCAGCACCCTCGTCATCATCAGGAGGAGGCGGCGGTGGTGGAGGAGGAGGGGCAGCTGCGGTGGCAAAGGGAAAGAGAAGGGCGGTGGAGGAACCAGTGGACAAGGCCACTCTTCAAAAGCAGAGACGCATGATCAAGAATCGTGAGTCTGCGGCTAGGTCCAGGGAACGCAAGCAG GCTTACACAACTGACCTTGAGTCTAATGTTCAACAGCTGGAGATAGAGAATGCCCGGTTATTGAGTGAAGAG gctgaaaagaaaaagaagagattgAAGGAG CTTCTTGAGTTCGTCATCCCAGTTGTGGAGAAGCGTAAACCAAAAAAGCTTCTAAGAACGAATTCAGTTCAGTCATTGTGA
- the LOC112792304 gene encoding uncharacterized protein isoform X1 — MASSKIVTTNTDLPRDSSSSSSSSSSSSSSSSSAAAAAASSNYYSLLHNQNLHYYSNSSVVMDDLLNSIYTTTTTTTSHPSNPSSSPPPPPKTVDDVWKDMILTHSHRDSTHHNHHPFEEMTLEAFLSKNAAVTDDDVTAVAPLHNHHPVPHQFPQVPAVEGSSSSAAEPFANGIDAAVASGVPAPSSSSGGGGGGGGGGAAAVAKGKRRAVEEPVDKATLQKQRRMIKNRESAARSRERKQAYTTDLESNVQQLEIENARLLSEEIEKANGGGLDSDVILAVLDFSLKILAHGFVGVGINNTVTYPSNT; from the exons ATGGCGTCGTCGAAGATTGTCACGACGAATACGGATCTGCCACgcgactcttcttcttcatcatcgtcttcttcttcttcttcctcttcttcttcttctgctgctgctgctgctgcttcttctaaTTATTACTCCCTTCTTCACAATCAAAATCTGCATTATTATTCAAACTCGTCCGTGGTAATGGACGATCTTCTAAACTCCATCTACACCACCACAACAACCACCACCTCTCACCCCTCAAATCCTTCTTCATCCCCTCCTCCTCCGCCCAAAACCGTCGATGATGTCTGGAAAGACATGATCCTAACCCACTCTCACAGAGACTCAACTCACCATAATCACCACCCGTTCGAGGAAATGACCCTTGAGGCTTTCCTCTCAAAAAACGCTGCCGTCACTGATGACGACGTCACCGCCGTTGCtcctcttcataatcatcatcctGTTCCTCATCAGTTCCCGCAGGTGCCCGCCGTTGAAGGCTCATCCTCCTCCGCGGCTGAGCCTTTTGCCAATGGGATTGATGCTGCGGTGGCAAGTGGAGTCCCAGCACCCTCGTCATCATCAGGAGGAGGCGGCGGTGGTGGAGGAGGAGGGGCAGCTGCGGTGGCAAAGGGAAAGAGAAGGGCGGTGGAGGAACCAGTGGACAAGGCCACTCTTCAAAAGCAGAGACGCATGATCAAGAATCGTGAGTCTGCGGCTAGGTCCAGGGAACGCAAGCAG GCTTACACAACTGACCTTGAGTCTAATGTTCAACAGCTGGAGATAGAGAATGCCCGGTTATTGAGTGAAGAG ATTGAAAAAGCCAATGGTGGAGGTCTTGACAGTGATGTTATTTTAGCTGTTTTAGACTTCAGTCTTAAGATTCTAGCACATGGTTTTGTTGGAGTAGGCATCAATAATACTGTAACATACCCATCCAACACTTAG